In Nocardioides sp. JS614, the sequence TTCGCGACCGACGCCGCGCTGATCGCGGCGCGCACCGCGCAGGCCCGCGCCGAGGCTCGTGAAGCGGAGCTCGCCGTCGCCTTGAAGGTCAAGGAGGACTTCGTCGCCCTGGTCTCGCACGAGCTGCGCACCCCGTTGACCTCGATCGTGGGGTACGTCGCCGTCGCCTTGGAGCGCGACGACCTGGACCCGGTCCTGCGCACGCAGCTCGACGCGGTCGACCGCAACGGCAAGCGGCTCGAGCGGCTGGTCCAGGACCTGCTCGACGAGGTCCAGCACTCCGGTCGACCGCTGCCGCTGCGCGAGCAGGACACCGACCTCGCCGTGATCGTCCGCGAGTGCGTCGCCGGTGCGCGCCTGCAGGCCGCCCGGGGCGGCGTCCGGCTGGACGCCGACGTCCCGGACAGCATCGCGTTCACCGGCGATCCCGAGCGGCTCGCCCAGGTCGTCGACAACCTGGTGTCCAACGCGATCAAGTACACCGAGCCGGGAGGGAGCGCCCGGGTGCAGGCGATCGTCGTCGCCGACGGCTCCGTGCGGATCTCCGTCCAGGACACCGGCATCGGGATCGACCCCGCGGAACGGGCCCGGCTGTTCAGCCGGTTCTTCCGCGGCGCGGAGGCCAGCCGCCGGGCGATCCAGGGCATCGGGCTCGGCCTGTCGATCACCAAGTCGATCGTGGAGAGCCACGGCGGGCGGATCGAGGTCGACAGCGAGCCCGGCCGGGGCAGCGAGTTCCGGGTCGTGCTCCCGTCGTACGCCGCCCAACTCGCCTCCTGAGGACCGTCCCCCGACTAGGCTCGCGCCGTGAGACGTGCCGTGCGCCAGCCCACGCCGCACCCGACGGGGGCGCGCCCCCCGGCGATCCCACGAGAGCTCGTGCCCCGGCACGTCGCCATCGTCATGGACGGCAACGGCCGCTGGGCCAAGGAGCGCGGGCTGCCGCGGACCAAGGGCCACGAGCGTGGCGAGCACTCACTGTTCGACGTCGTCGAGGGCGCCATCGAGATCGGGGTCAAGGCGATCTCGGCGTACGCGTTCTCCACCGAGAACTGGTCGCGCTCGCCCGACGAGGTGCGCTTCCTCATGGGCTTCAACCGTGACGTGATCCGCCGCCGTCGGGACGAGATGCACGAGCTCGGTGTCCGGGTGCGGTGGGCCGGGCGTGCGCCGCGGCTGTGGAAGTCGGTGATCCGGGAGCTGCAGGTCGCCGAGGAGCTCACCCGCCGCAACGACGTGCTCACCTTGACGATGTGCGTCAACTACGGCGGGCGCGCCGAGCTCGCCGACACCGCACGCAGCATCGCCCGCGAGGTCGCCGCCGGACGGCTGGACCCCGAGAAGGTCGACGAGAAGGTCTTCGCGCGGCACCTCTACGTCCCCGAGCTCGCCGACGCGGACCTGGTCTGGCGGACCTCGGGTGAGCAGCGGCTGTCCAACTTCATGCTGTGGCAGGCGGCGTACTCCGAGCTGGTCTTCACCGACGTGCTGTGGCCCGACGTCGACCGGCGCCACCTCTGGCACGCGATCGAGCTCTACGCGAGCCGGGACCGCCGGTACGGCGGCGCCGCCCCGAACCCCGTGCCGGGACCGAGCCAGGGCCCCGTCGCCGCCCCGGCGCCGGGCGAGGACTGAGCCGCGCCATGGGGAGGGTGGCGACGAGGCTCGCGGGGTTGCACCGCCGGCTGCTGTTCGCCGACGACCCGGATCCGGAGCTGCTCCAGGGTGTCTTCGCCGCCCTGTTCCTCCTCGACTTCGTGCTGCGCGCGGCCGGCGGCTCGTCGCCGGCGCTGGCTTCTTGGCCGGTCCTGGGGCTGCTCGTCATGGCGCTCGCCTCGGCGGCCGCGATCGCGGTGCCGTGGGAGCG encodes:
- a CDS encoding sensor histidine kinase, translated to MVRHLCWNGGEPDPRVLQSSFTLILAIALGFRIAAEGPVAPLSWPVAGVVIAIVGSLIVLTAPAPRVDVLARALAVVHIAALGMLAQGSELGIASGLVVFPSIWLGLELGQRGVALATGATVAFIAVPGLVSRGAGVAHVEWLLLLTILAGFSAFATDAALIAARTAQARAEAREAELAVALKVKEDFVALVSHELRTPLTSIVGYVAVALERDDLDPVLRTQLDAVDRNGKRLERLVQDLLDEVQHSGRPLPLREQDTDLAVIVRECVAGARLQAARGGVRLDADVPDSIAFTGDPERLAQVVDNLVSNAIKYTEPGGSARVQAIVVADGSVRISVQDTGIGIDPAERARLFSRFFRGAEASRRAIQGIGLGLSITKSIVESHGGRIEVDSEPGRGSEFRVVLPSYAAQLAS
- a CDS encoding isoprenyl transferase, producing the protein MRRAVRQPTPHPTGARPPAIPRELVPRHVAIVMDGNGRWAKERGLPRTKGHERGEHSLFDVVEGAIEIGVKAISAYAFSTENWSRSPDEVRFLMGFNRDVIRRRRDEMHELGVRVRWAGRAPRLWKSVIRELQVAEELTRRNDVLTLTMCVNYGGRAELADTARSIAREVAAGRLDPEKVDEKVFARHLYVPELADADLVWRTSGEQRLSNFMLWQAAYSELVFTDVLWPDVDRRHLWHAIELYASRDRRYGGAAPNPVPGPSQGPVAAPAPGED